AAATTCCGTACGTCCATAACTCCCCGTTGCATTCTTGTTATGGTATGTTGTAGAGGCTGAAGGGCGTCATTACCTCTTGGCACCGAACCACTACAGGAGCACATGTATGAGCGATCACCTGGAACTGGATGCGGAAGACCTGCTCACTACCCTGGAACATGTGGAAGAAACACTGACAGTCATGTCCGGCGTCGTCAGCCACCTGAAAGAACAGGTGCTGGCACAACTGGACGAGGGGGAAATGGTGGAGCTCAGCGCCGAGGAATTTCTCGAGTGCTGTGACAACGCCACCGGCACCTGGCACTGACAGCGAGAACCTGACAGCGCCAACCGGAGGACACATCCGCAGATAGCCGGGGCCACCCGGTGTCGGCGGACGGCCCCCTTTTCAATCCTGCCTCTTGCCAACTCAATGTAGCCTGGCACTCATTGACTCGCCCCCCCTGCCCCCCCTGGACTGTCCAGCCGCCTGCGCAATGAACAGGATATGAACAGGCCATTAACCGCAAATTACCAGAACAGCCCCATCACCGCTCTTCACCTCAAGAAGCCCATTTCTGTTCATATCGCGGCTATTGCTGCGCCCTCGCCCCAGTCGTTTCATAGCCACGTTGTCACAAGGCGCCAGCCCAGCGACTTTGCTGCCGCGCTGACCTCGTTATCCGGCAACAGATGCCAACTGGAGACTGACTATGAAAAAGATCATCAAGATGACTGCACTGGCGGGCGCCTGTCTGACTGGCACTGCCGCCATGGCCGCCACCGTAAGCGACACCTTTGAAGTACGTATCACGCTGGAATCCGCCTGTGAAATCAGCGGCACCGTCGCCGGTGGCGATCTCGGCGCCAGCGACCTGAACTTCGGCACCCACCCCGGCCTGCTCGACGCCAACATCGATGCCAACAACGGCAGTGACGGCATTGCCGTGCGCTGCTCCAGCGGCACCAGCTACAGCATCGGCCTGGACGACGGCAACAACTTCGACGACGGCCCGGTTGCCAGCAGCCGCGCCATGGCCAACAGCGGCGAGTTCGTCAGCTATGAGCTGTTCCAGGACGGCGCCCGCAACACCCGCTGGGGCGCACTGGGCAGCGGCGAAGAAGTCGATGCCGTCGGCACCGGCGCTCGCCAGGTGTTCTCCGTGTTCGGTCGCGTACCGGCCCAGGCACTGGATCTGGACGCCGTGGACCTGAGCAACGGCCCGGCCACCTTCACCGACACCATCACCGCCACGGTCGAGTTCTGATCCTGCCGGTTCCGCACCACCCTGCCCGCCTCTGGCTGCCGTAGCAGCCAGAGGCTTCTACAGCCCCCCTCATCTGGAGAAGCGTGCCATGCCGTCAACGCCCTTCCGATACGGCCTTGTTGCCGGGTGGCTGCTGTTCGCGGGGCTGCCTTCCGGCGCGTCCGCACAGGGCGGCACGGAGGCCTTACCGCAACTGGCAGCGCTGGATCTTGCCAGCCTGTCCGTCGCACAGCTTTCGCACAACGATATCG
This region of Isoalcanivorax indicus genomic DNA includes:
- a CDS encoding Csu type fimbrial protein, whose product is MKKIIKMTALAGACLTGTAAMAATVSDTFEVRITLESACEISGTVAGGDLGASDLNFGTHPGLLDANIDANNGSDGIAVRCSSGTSYSIGLDDGNNFDDGPVASSRAMANSGEFVSYELFQDGARNTRWGALGSGEEVDAVGTGARQVFSVFGRVPAQALDLDAVDLSNGPATFTDTITATVEF